In the Populus trichocarpa isolate Nisqually-1 chromosome 8, P.trichocarpa_v4.1, whole genome shotgun sequence genome, TTGTTACAGTTTATTCCTGAGGAAACCTAAGTTTGTTTCTTGATATTTTAGTTTCAGCTAACTGATGGTGAGTTATATCAAAATGGTCGTCCTTTTGGTGCAACTCTAGAGTTCACTTCAAGTCTTGCCCGTGGCAGGGTGTCTATTGATTTAGGTTCTCGTGACAATCCTTTGGATTTGAGAAGCTCAGATGTGTCAGAACGATCAAGTATGCAACTAAGAGCAAGTACTGGAGGAGATTTCCGAATTAGTGTTTCAAGCACTCCTAGCTGTTCGAGTGCTGGATCCGGTCCAGATGACATAGAATCCCTAGGTGATGTTTATATTTGGGGAGAAATATGGAGTGATGGGGTTTTTCCTGATGGGTCTGTGAGCTCAGTTCCTACAAAGAACGATGTGCTTACTCCTAAGCCCTTAGAATCAAATGTAGTTCTTGATGTTCATCAAATTTCTTGTGGTGTACGTCATGTTGCTCTTGTGACAAGGCAAGGTGAGGTTTTCACCTGGGGAGAGGAATCTGGGGGGAGACTTGGTCATGGAATTGAAGATCACTTTACTCATCCTAAACTTGTTGAGTCTTTGGCGGTCACTAATATTGATTATGTTGCATGTGGTGAGTATCATACATGTGCTATATCTACATCTGGTGACTTATTTACCTGGGGTGATGGGAGCAATAATTCTGGACTTCTTGGTCATGGCACTGATGTTAGCCATTGGATACCAAAAAGAGTTTCAGGTCCTTTAGAAGGACTTCAGGTTTTATCCATCGCATGTGGAACGTGGCACTCAGCCTTGGCAACTTCAAACGGAAAATTATTTACATTTGGTGATGGAACGTTTGGTGCATTGGGCCATGGAGATCGAAAAAGTGTTTCAAGTCCCAAAGAACTTCAGTCGTTGAATGGGCTAAAAACCATAAAAGTTGCTTGCGGTGTATGGCATACTGCAGCTATCGTAGAGGTAATGAGCCAATCTGGCTCAAACATTTCATCTAGAAAACTGTTCACTTGGGGTGATGGTGATAAGCACCGTTTGGGCCATGGAAACAAGGATGCTTATCTGCTTCCCACCTGTGTCTCTTCCCTTATCGACTACAACTTCCAACAGTTAGCATGTGGACATACAATGACTGTTGCCCTCACTACCTCAGGTCACGTGTTTACCATGGGTGGCTCTGCATATGGTCAGCTAGGAAATCCAAGCTCTAATGGAAAAATCCCTTGCTTAGTACAAGATAGATTGGTTGGTGAATTTGTTGAAGAAATTTCTTGTGGGGCATATCACACTGCTGTCTTAACATCAAGAAGTGAAGTATTCACTTGGGGGAGAGGTGCCAATGGACAATTGGGACATGGAGACACGGAAGACAGGAAACTTCCGACATTGGTTGAAGCACTGAAAGAGAGGCATGTCAAGAATCTATCATGTGGCGCAAATTTTACTTCCAGTATATGCATCCATAAGTGGGTTTCTGGAGCTGACCAATCAGTTTGCTCTGGTTGTCGACAAGCATTTGGTTTTACTAGAAAGAGGCACAATTGTTACAATTGTGGGTTGGTGCACTGCCATAATTGCAGTTCCAAAAAAGCAATGAAGGCAGCATTAGCACCAACTCCTGGCAAACCACACCGTGTGTGTGATTCTTGCTATGCAAAACTCAAAGCTGCTGAGTCTGGAAATACTTCTGCTATTAATAGGAAAACTACTGTTCCACGCCGCTCCATGGACATAAGGGAAAAGATGGAAAGGGGAGAGCCCAGGTTTTCAAGAATTTTACTCTCTCCCACAACAGAACCTATAAAATACCTTGAGATCAAGTCAGGAAAGCAAGGGGCACAATCTGAGGCTGCTTCCATAGTCCGAGCTTCACAAGTTCCATCACTTTTACCGCTAAAAGACGTTGCATTTCCAAGTTCTCCAAGTACTCTTCAAAATGCATGGAAGCCTGCTCCTCCAATAGTGCCTCAGCTGACTGTTAACTCCTCTCAGCCCGCTGCCAACTCAAGACCTTCATCACCATACTCGAGGAGACCAAGTCCTCCACGCTCTGCCTCTCCGGGATTCTCCAGGGGTGTGATTGACAGCCTCAAGAAAACAAACGAGATTTTTAAGCAAGACATGACAAAAATGCAAAACCAAGTACTGCTTCAATCATATTTGTAATTCTTAATTGCATGCTTTGTTTGACTTGTTTGCTAATCATCTCATGAATCTCAATAGAGAAAGGAATAACTCTCGTCTTTTCTATTATCCTTGTTGGCTGCAGATTAAAACTTTGAAGAAAAAGTGTGATAACCAAGAATTGGAGATTCATAATCTAGAGAACCGTGCCAAAGGAGCTGCTAAATTGGCTGCAGCAGAATCTTCCAAGTCTAACATAGCCATGGAATTTGCCAAATCCATCACAAAAGAGGTATATTTCTCTCTATTTCGATGCTGCACTCCAATTCAAATAATTCTCTCCACTCTTGCAAATGATGAcacattataatatatattcaacaataaCTTTGTAGAGGAAACCTCCCAAAGCCCAACTAAGTTACCAgctctgatatttttttatcttacatcAGGCAGAATTCAGTGTAGAAAAGCAGCCTTACTTActgtttttatctatttatttatttttgtgaagaATTCTTCACTTCAAATTGATTTAGAAGATTTAATAgataatgaaaagaagaaagaaacagataAAAGAATTTGAAACAACAAGCTTGTGATGCCTAATATAAACAAAGAAATGTTTGTTGTGTTATGTTATGTAAAACACACCTGTAAATATAAGAACTAGATTGACAATATGTCATGTGTTGATGCTCAAGACATTCTTGCATCATTAGCACACTCATGCAGTAGTTACTATAACCAGACATGTTTTAACTTCTAGCCATCTTAGCTCTTTTTTGTGCAAGTTTGAACTTTCTTTTCCGTACTCATTTTCTCTTAAAACGAAAAgctctttcttttcattctccACAAACCGTTTGGCCAATTATCTATCGTTCAAGTCCTTTAATATGACAAGTTTGTTGGTACACGTTTTAGATCTTGCTAATTTCCCCATGCGTGTTACCTTTCTTGTGATTTAGTTGAAGGAGATGATGCAGCAGCTGCCTCCTGAGGGCCGAGAAACTGACACCTTGAAAGCCATTGATTCTAAAATAGAAGCTTTCCTAGAAAAAATTAGAGCATCTGAAAGTTCTTCCTTGCCAGAAAGCGTAGGGTCTGACTACCAAAATGCATCAGCATCAAGTCCTTTGACCAGTGACTCTTCTAACTTGCTGGAGAAAAGGATGGAAGGCCAAACAGATACTGTGAGAGCTACTGCGATGTCTCGTACTGATGGAAGTGTCCCTGAGGAAAGCAGCAGATCATCTGTTTCTCATTTGACAGAGGCTGTACCTAGAGAAAGCTCAGAAAACGAGTCCAGAACACCTACAGCTTCAATAAAGAGAACTGAATCACAAAAAGAAATTATCGAACAATTTGAACCTGGGGTTTATGTAACTGTCATTCTACGTCCCAATGGAGTAAAGATCTTCAAGCGAGTCAAATTCAGGTATGACAACATGGTTGATccaattgaacttcataatacTAGTTTGCAAATATATTCATTGTTGTCAAACCCTTACAGTGTAAAGCAACAAATACCATATAGAGATGGATCAAATAGTTGTGCAACTTATCATATTTTGCAGCAGTGGTTTACCATTAACTGAAACTGCACCCTAATTACCAACTATTTCATTACTGTAAGTTTCCAAGGAATTGTTAAGGTTTTTGTCTTGTATTCGGGATTTCTAAAGCCTATACATGCCACGTTGGTGGCAAATTGGAATTGCAGGCTTGAATGAACAAACtcaaccaaaattagaaaaattagtcTCCTCATCACTGGTAATGAAATGCAGACTTCGGAATAAATAAAGTAGGTGGTACAGAACAAAGATCTTTTATGCTCTGAATAACTAAAATTCATATGCATCTCAATGATCACCAGTTTCCTTCGTATTTGTGAAATTAGCAATCATTCTTGAGCTCAAAAAACAGTTATTATGATGGCTTCAATATCTTCCACTTCCTTGTCTCAATTGCTTATACCTGCCTCCTTTGTTTTCAACAGTAAAAGAAGGTTTCAGGAGCAGCAAGCGGAAGTATGgtggaaagaaaacaaagatagACTACTTAAGAAATACAGTCCACCAACAATAAATGTCAGTCTGGTTGGAGGACCATCGACCCCGGTTGGATCATCCTCTACTCCAGCTCCTACTGAGGTAAATGAGGCAGGACCACCAGAAACATAGTTTCAGAAAGTAGTCTTTCGCGGTACTAAGTAGAAAGTTGAACGTAGGATCAAGGAGTTGCTCTTCAACCACTTCATTAACAATCCTCTAGTTGTCAGTGcccttgttataaaaaaaaaacattagaggaggaatcttcttttttttcttccttcagaAATTTAATGGTAGAGCAGTGATTTTACTTACTGAAATTACAGTTCAATATGTGACACGATGAAATTGGAATGCAGAAATACTCAATTCTTTTTCTTGCTTTGGTTTTTTACCTGCTTTTATGGACATGCAGGGCTATATCTATATCGTCAACATATCtcaaataatcaaacaattcTTTCGTCTCAGTTGgatcttaaaagttttttatgaaTTCTTCGTTGTGTAAAATACCCTCAAAAACTATAATaccttagataaaaaaaaaacatttggtaCAAAAAAAGGGGCAACCACAGTAGCGGAAGCGGAAGCTGCCCTGATCTTCATGTTTTGCAGATCACTCTGGCTTTAGATCTCCACCAGTTGGTAACTGAACTGATTGTCTACAGTTAGTTCAGAGTTTCAGGTCGGACGAACTGCTGCTTGGAAATGTaataaatatggtttttttaaatattttttataaaatattttaaaataatattttttatttttgttaatattatcacattaaaataatttaaaatacaaaaaaataatattttaaagttaaaaaaaattcaaaaaataatattttttttccttggatcaGGCCGGTCAATTATTGATCCATACAGTTTACATTAcacactatttatttattatatttgacttttaatattgatttgcaaTTTACTAGATCTCACCgttacatataatttttacaagcctacaaaatatatttaatattttatttttaactattttattatggatttgtttatttctttatttaaaaaattttattttttatttattttaaattaatattttcagttattttgatgttttaatataaaaaaaaatttataaaagaaaatttttttttgtgacagTGTTTTCAATGCCATTTATCTTAAACActttaaatatatcaatataaatatgtacttttaaaaatatatagttaaattaaataatttaataaaaaacttagtAGAATTTTTCATTGGTAAAAAATTCAGTGCAGTTTTAATATTgtgatgtaaaatattttttaaatttatattttttatttaaaaatactttaaaatatatttttatttttaatattaccacattaaaattatcaaaaaaaatattaatttaatatttttaaaaataaatatattaaaaaaaaaactttcataaaactgctaaaacaaaaataccaaatagCTAATTAAACATTACCGTTACCAATAATATCTTTATTGCCAAAAACCATTACCGCTATCATGATGGTGGTTTGGGTCCACGCGCTCTCTAACCCGCACCGCAAATTTAGAGAGGTCACGTCAGTTCAGCTCAACGGTTCCTCAGTCCTcacccaaattaattaatttcccaTTTAATTTCCTTCTCTCTGAAGCAATCATCTTGCAAGAGAAACAAAGaggggcaaaattaaaaaaatccatcgtatgtatataatatttcattttccaggaaaataattctaatttaCTCGTAGCTTTCCTGGAAAGCGCCAATCCAATTTTCCTCTAAATAATACTACAGGAATAGAACGCAATCCatccttcattttttcttcttttccaaaaaagaaaagaaaaaatggggCAACAGCAATCGAAGGACGAGTTGCTGTACCAGCAAGTGAATTACGGAAATATAGGAGGCATCAAGACTCTTTGCAGCCAAGGCGCTGGCCTCGAGGTAGGTCccgaataatttataaaattcttgctgttgtgttgttgttgttgttgttgttgttgttgttgttatgtttaaaaagagattttaacTGGTTTTGTGTGTGTTGCAGTGGATTGATAAAGAGGGGAAAACACCACTGATATTGGCGTGTTTGAATCCTCAACTTTTTGATGTGGCTCAAACTTTGATTGAGCTCGGTGCTAATGTCGATGCTTATCGCCCCGGTATGCCTTGCTTTGATTTGCTTCTTAATTATTAAAGACTTCTTgctttctctatctctctctctgttttttttttttactattaattttgaattaagagAAATGAGATTCATGCTTAATTATTACTGCAATGCATGAGTGAACGGGTTAATTTTTTGAGAATGTGTTGAATtctgttaattattattattagtattattattattgagttgCAGGTCGTAATGCGGGAACTCCCTTGCATCATGCGGCGAAAAGAGGTCTTGAAAATACCGTGAAGTTGCTTCTTTCACGTGGAGGTGAGGTGTACTGTCGTATTTTGCTGTCGTTTTGGAAATTTCATGTGCTTGCTGCtgtgtaggttttttttttatttttgtgtctcTGGTAGTTTAACTTTAatgagtgcttttttttttcttttgaattttcagCGAATGCATTAGTGACGAATGATGATTGTCAAACTCCTCTACAAGTTGCTAGGGCGAAGGGGCACAGCATTGTTGTTCGTGCAATTGAGGTATGCGAAATGCGTCGTGTTGTGATGTCAGTGTAACTAGTTTGTGTTTGGACAATGTGGAAAAATAATCTGTGACTTACCATGTTTTTACTAATTCTTTGCAGAGTCATATTTGTCTATTCTCTGGTTGGCTGCGGGAGTTTTATGGGCCTGGATTTCTAGAAGTATTGGCACCTCGGTTGGTTTCGAGAGACGTGTGGGTATCATTTCCATGTGTTCatcatttgttgtttttgcaaCTCCATTTTAAGTTGTGCGATGTGTCATCTAGGAAGTTTGAAATGGCCTCTGTCATGTGACATCTGCTATTCTTTATTTGTGATACATCAAATTGTTCTCGTGAAGCACTGGAGTTCTCATGCCTGTTAGTTTTGTATCATTTGCAGATGGGTTGTCGTTTTACCTACTGGTTCCCGTAATCCTAGAAGGCCTTACAAATTGGAGCTTGCCATTTATTCTAGATTGCAGGTATGCAACTAAGATTTTCTAATTTGCAAGAAATTGGAATACTGGATTCACGTTCACTGTTGAAGTTTATAATGATTTAGGCCTTTGCTTTTGTGCTGCAATTGAgagttattttttggttttaggctCCACTGCAGTGAtccttgtatttgtttttaagctCTGGGAATTCTTGTTTGACACATTTCTAGTTTGCTTTGGTGGTTTATCTTTATTCATGTCTATACAGTGGTTGACTTTTTGGTGTTGTTATGAGAACCAAAAGGAAAACCTTCTACTATCAAATTTCTCTGGTTATGAATCCATATAGTCTGTAGCTATCCCTGTTAACCTTCCAtgcactgatttttttttcattggaataTTAAAGGCTAGTGAGATAAAACTTGCTGTCACATTTTCTTAACAGCTTTGACTTAATTGGTAGGATTTTGTGTGGATTGAGTGTTGCATAGGTTTgtcgaaataaaaaaattgttgataagGCTCTAAGTTGTAAGACACCACATGTTTGGATCTGAAATATTGAAGACTGCAATGTTCAAAACAGTATCAAAGACTGCTGAGATGATACTTTCTGTTAGTTTTCTTTGCAGCTTTTACTTCCTTAGTTTATAGGATTTTGTATGGATTAACTCTTACTTAAGTCTATCCAATTCAAGAAATATTCCTGATTGAGCACCAAGTGGGAAAGGAGACCAAAGGGTTCTTAGATTTGGACCTTAAAATGGATATGAACAAGAAATGCACTTTTCCTATCCATAATCAATTGTGGTGGTACTTTTGACTGGAGCAGGAGTGTGGCATGtgtgttatttttaatgatCAATGGTTAATTTTGTTGGTAGTTGTTGCCTGAGCTTGAGCATGGCCATGTGTGTTAATTCTTCATGATAAATGATCAATCCAAATTTGTCATGGTTCAGACATGAGTATTCTTCCTGTACACCTATAGGTTGTGGTGTAGCTTCATAAAACTTCTTTTTGCTTCCAATTTTAACTGGAGTAATCTTAGGAGACTTTCTTCTTTGTACTACAATCTGGTATTGGAGCAATCCTTCATACAGCCATTTCTTCCTTCCTCCTTGCATTATGAAGACATAAGAGTTCAGAAGAGACAAGTCTCCATAAGTAATGCTAACTTTACTGGAGGACTCTTCGTGAAAAGTCTCGTCCATTCAGTGAGTGGTTCCACTTGTCACTCTTCCAATGGATGAGATTTGTGGGAAGTCATAATTGAGTTGCCAGTTCTGCTGAGGTGATGGGCTTGCTTCCAAGTTCAAGATCTAGCAGTAGAACTGAGCTGCCAGAAGTTTAC is a window encoding:
- the LOC7467538 gene encoding PH, RCC1 and FYVE domains-containing protein 1 yields the protein MADLVNYGNPERDIEQALVTLKKGTQLIKYSRKGKPKFRAFRLSPDETSLIWLSHGQEKNLKLSSVLRIIPGQRTAVFRRYLRPEKDYLSFSLLYNNGERSLDLICKDKVEAEVWLAGLKALIGKNHNRRTRSNISDFQLTDGELYQNGRPFGATLEFTSSLARGRVSIDLGSRDNPLDLRSSDVSERSSMQLRASTGGDFRISVSSTPSCSSAGSGPDDIESLGDVYIWGEIWSDGVFPDGSVSSVPTKNDVLTPKPLESNVVLDVHQISCGVRHVALVTRQGEVFTWGEESGGRLGHGIEDHFTHPKLVESLAVTNIDYVACGEYHTCAISTSGDLFTWGDGSNNSGLLGHGTDVSHWIPKRVSGPLEGLQVLSIACGTWHSALATSNGKLFTFGDGTFGALGHGDRKSVSSPKELQSLNGLKTIKVACGVWHTAAIVEVMSQSGSNISSRKLFTWGDGDKHRLGHGNKDAYLLPTCVSSLIDYNFQQLACGHTMTVALTTSGHVFTMGGSAYGQLGNPSSNGKIPCLVQDRLVGEFVEEISCGAYHTAVLTSRSEVFTWGRGANGQLGHGDTEDRKLPTLVEALKERHVKNLSCGANFTSSICIHKWVSGADQSVCSGCRQAFGFTRKRHNCYNCGLVHCHNCSSKKAMKAALAPTPGKPHRVCDSCYAKLKAAESGNTSAINRKTTVPRRSMDIREKMERGEPRFSRILLSPTTEPIKYLEIKSGKQGAQSEAASIVRASQVPSLLPLKDVAFPSSPSTLQNAWKPAPPIVPQLTVNSSQPAANSRPSSPYSRRPSPPRSASPGFSRGVIDSLKKTNEIFKQDMTKMQNQIKTLKKKCDNQELEIHNLENRAKGAAKLAAAESSKSNIAMEFAKSITKELKEMMQQLPPEGRETDTLKAIDSKIEAFLEKIRASESSSLPESVGSDYQNASASSPLTSDSSNLLEKRMEGQTDTVRATAMSRTDGSVPEESSRSSVSHLTEAVPRESSENESRTPTASIKRTESQKEIIEQFEPGVYVTVILRPNGVKIFKRVKFSKRRFQEQQAEVWWKENKDRLLKKYSPPTINVSLVGGPSTPVGSSSTPAPTEVNEAGPPET